The Silene latifolia isolate original U9 population chromosome Y, ASM4854445v1, whole genome shotgun sequence sequence TAGGGTATTCTCCTGCTTCTTTGAATCTCACAATGGatgcataccaaggttcggccgCTTTCCCGGCATCATCGGCAGCGTTTTATATAAGCTGGTGAAGACCTTCGTTCGACACACAATGGCATGCTATCCATATGATTAGGGATGTTTATCAACGCGCCAGTTTTGTGGTGCAAAGGCCAACAATCGATTTTCCTCCCTTGGGAGGTACACGTATCGCACCTCTTCGAAGAGTTTTTCTAGCTCTTCTATCTTAGCCTGGTAGGGTGCCAGGCTGCTACTTTTGATCTTCCATGACCCCGTCACTTGATTAATGACCAAGGAGGAATCCCCGTGTACTGTCAACTTCATGACTCCTAACTTGTTAGCGCTCTGCAAACCaagtaggcatgcttcgtattccgcGGCATTAtttgtgacggcgaagtccaattTGATCGAAACTGATACGTGCTCTCCTCTCGGTGAAATGATAAGGACACCTATTCCGCATCCCATGCTATTCGAAGCCCCATCGAAATATAGATCCCATACATCATCTTCGCCATGGACAATATCCTCATCTGGGAACGACCAAGTGTCAACAATGTCAGTTTCTTCGACTGGATTATCGGCCAGGAAATCGGCAACGACCTTTCCTTTTATCGCTTTCagcggcacgtatttgagatcgaattcaaATAGCATGAGGGTCCATCTTGACATTCTGCCGTTTAGCACCGGCTtttcaaacaagtacttgatGGGGTCCATTCTGGAATATATACTCACACTGTAGATGAGCatatagtgacgtagcttcttcgttgcctaGACTAAAGCTAGGCATGTCTTTTCTAATGCTGTATACTttgattcatactccaagaactttttactaaggtagtaaattgctctttcttctttgtcaacGGTTTGTGTCAGCATTGCTCCCATCGCGGTATCTGTAACTGTTAAATACAGTGATAGAGGCAAGCCGGCTACAGGCGGACTGAGAAATGGCGGAGAAGATaacacttcctttatcttgtcaaaTGCGGCTTGGCATTGGTCATCCCACATAATATGCTCCCCAACTTTCAATTTCTTAAAAattggttcgcagatcatggttaATTTTGAGACGAAACGGCTTATGTATTGCACTCGGCCTaagaaacctcgaatttctttctcggttttaggatgaggcatttccataatggctttaatctttgatgggtcgatttcgatgccacggtggctaacgatatgaCCCAAAAGCTTGCCAGAGGTGACCCCGAACGCGCACTTCTACGGGTTTAATCTCATATTATACTTTCTCAACCTCTCGAAGAATTTTCGTAATGCCATCAAATGGTTATTACGTTCCTTCCATTTTATGATCATGTCATCGATGTAGacctctacttccttatgaatcaTATCATGCAACAACGTCGTTGCTATTCTCTGGTAAGTCGCGCCTGCAtttattaatccaaacggcatcactgtgtagcaataagtgccccatggtgttgtgaaagcagtcttgtgcatatcttcctcggccatttttatctggttgtaaccgacgtacccatccataaaggataataatgcatggttagcggtattgtcaaccaagatgtcaatgtgaggtaacgaaaagtcgtcctttggactagcCTTATTTAGATCACGAAAATCAACACAGACGCGAACCTTTCCGTCCTTCTTTGGGACCGGCACCACATTAGCTATCCAATCTGAGTATtccgatactttgatgaacccggccttgaactgtttatcaatCTCTTCTTTGACATTCAAAGATCACTCGGTACGCATTCTACGTAGCTTCTGCTTTACTGGTTTGAACCCTGGCTTGATCGGAATCTTGTGCTCTGCGATTTCCCTATCAATAcccggcatatctttgtaggaccaagcaaatacaattttgaattcattcaacaattcaacaacccCCTTCCTTTCTGCGGGATCTAAGGTTGTTCCTATCTTAAGCTCCTGAGGCTCTAAGGTAGTCCCCACATTAACAACTTCGGTATCTTCGATTACCGAGCTTCTTTGGTCGtattcttccaacccttttactaACTGGGGAGGCGGTtccacctcctcctcttcttcttccacctgTCTATCCTCGACCTCATTCTCAACGttattaaaacaatcaattgaatcgcaatataaatgagacaagtcgtaagcaaactgattcatcttattattgatttgaaactgCGAAATTGCATTAACATTTGGGCCAACTGATCAGaggtcagtggcgagataggagcAGTATTCGGGACAGGGCCCGGAATAACAGCACTAGGGGAAGGTACGGGAATAGGAAAGACTGGGGAAGGGGAATCTTTGACACCTAAAACCCTAGACTTAGCCTTAGGACTTAtgtcagactcagactcggactcagactcagactcagaatcgtcaTCAGGCTTGAACATTTGCCCTTCTCCAATGGTCATCTTGAAAAGCGAATGATGCGTGCTATTTATATAGTGTTTTAGGACCCTTTTAGCACACATTTCCGTACTTTATTCGTAGTTATTTGCTATGAAAATGTCCCGGTACGCGTACTTTGGTATTTCTGTGTTATTTTGTGTACGTACCGAAGGAGCGATATTTGAGCCTAAAACCGTCCCACAAGCTTGCACTTAAGAGATGAGTAGATTTGGAGTGGAAATGTCGCTACATTGGAGAGCGCGAAGTCGTATTTATAAGCGTCAAAGCCAATTGTGGAGGTTCGAATCGATttgcattactcgatcgagtgattagtcATGCTCGATCGAATTATTTTGTTATGTtatgtggtcgatcgaatggAACCCTTTCTCGATCGACTGTCTTCttgagaaagtactcgatcgaaggccatACTTGTTCGATCGAAGAGGGAGTTGctggaatagtgctcgatcgagagccattgttgctcgatcgactatgAGCTGCTGCGTGAATCATGTTGCgcgagatttattatgtttagTCTTATCTTTATaattattttaggaaataataaATATCTCTTATTATAAATAAGAGACACGAGTAGACCTAAAGGATCATCTATCATTTTACATTTCTCAGTTTTACATTACGCTTGACATTGCTTGGAACGGCGTGACAACGTTCCTTCTTCCTCtcttcaattaattagtaatCTCTACCCTTAAACTCTTGTTCTTTAATTAATTGCTTTTCTCCACTCTTGTcaatttattgttattagttattgcTTTAATTATTCCCTTTATGCTTCTAGATCTATTTGATTCAATCGCTATGCTTTCTTATTCAGTTTATTCGTATTCTATTGTTATCGCAAttgttattatgagtagctaattccccttatgCTAGGATTTTAGGGAAGCCATGGTATATTACAATTACTCGATAATTAGGGTAGAAAGGATTAATGTGAGAATTGACCCCAGACAATTTCTGACGATAATTAACGAATTGAATGGATGCGAGGAGTTAATTAATTTAGTTAAGCTTCGACCTAGATCGAAATATTGGAAAGAGCGGACCTGTCATGATTAATGGATCAacctagtgagggcgaaagtcaagCTAGAAGTAACTAGGGTGAGTTGAGACCGAATAGAGATACTCGCagtttgagaccgaaaggagataactGCTACCCTTCTCACAGTAATTTGACCGACCTTTACCTTTAGTTTATTGCAGAAGTACCATGGTGGACCGACTGTCCTAGCATACCTCTTTCTCTATTGTTTACGTCTTTATTCTTTTCttattatttctctttccttactcttattagttGTTTAGTGACAAAACATCAAACAAACCCCGTTAAACCAACGAGACTTAGATTAGACTATACACTTTTTCGCTTCCCcgaggagatcgaccctacttgccgctagcTTCGCTAGTAGTTCTTaggaatttatttttggtgtgaaaacgaccgcatcaaattttggcgccgtttcttGGGAAGCAAATtgtgtttatttgttttatttaggTCTGTTTTtagtctcaaggaattcattccttgagacagttctcatatTTGCTCTAGTGTTGTGAAGTTTGCAGGTATATATCCTAGGAGAGGACCACTTGAACTGCTTTGTTCTTAGTGAGTTCTACTTTGAATGCCTAGCATTGCTAGTCATTCCGAGCCTCGTGCTGATGATTTGCCTAAGGGATTCTTACTACCCACGGCTAATGTGGGTACTTTTGGTATCCATCCGTCCTTCCTTGATTTGGTGGAGCGGAATTTGTTCAAAGGGGTGGTAGATGAGGATCCAGTCAAACATGTTGAGCTTTTTTCGATTATTGCTCAGCCATTCCTTTATTTCTTTGGTGTGACGCAAGATAAGGTGAAGGAATTCCTTTTCTCCTTTACTTTGATTGATGATGCTAAGGATTTGGTGGAGGGATTTAGACAAGGAGGTCTTGCTGGGGGTAAAGGATTGGAGTTCGTTGGCTCTAGCATTTTATAGGCGGTATTTTCCTCCTCAGTGAACCAATGCGTTGAGGAGTCAAATTACCAATTTCACTCAATCTGCTGCTGAAGATTTGAGTGAAGCATGGGCAAGATTCAAGAAGCTGGTTCGCTCAGTTCCACATCACGGACTTGAGCAATGGCACttgtgcaaccagttttacaatgggttgCTTTACGAGCAAAGAGCCGTATTAGATGCCGCTGCACAAGGGAGATTCCAAGCTAATGTTGCAAGTGATAAGGGTTGGTCATTGATTGAGAATATGGCCATCTATACAGCTGACTATGGGAGTCCAAGAAGTGCTAGAACGGAAGTGAAAGAAAATGTGCAGCAAGTTTTTTCTTTGAATATTCAAGAAGAAATTTGAGGTAGAtgcggcgaggaagggcatgacccaATTTCTTGTATGGCGGATTCCAAGAGAGTGCTAGCTTATAGGAAATTTAAGCAAGGAAGTTCATTTTTCGAGTTGTATGCCGATTTGACCTGCTGGAAACTCGAATCCCATAGAGCAAGGTCAAGTACGCATTACCCAAGCCGAGTATGATGACCTTAAAGCTACAATTCATGCGCAACAACTCGAGCAACAATCTAGCATTGAAGTCTTCTGTCAAATGGTAGATAGATGTGGGTCACTACTCTTCGATAAAGACCCAGTCAATGCGATTAATTTGCGGAGCGGTTTATCTTATGGCGGACCCGATTTGGTTAAGAGAAATGCCGAAACTGACGTCTTGGAATCTCCTGCATACTGCATTCACGCTGGAACAAAGTCTGAAAAACAACGTCTTATCTTTGTGCgagctcgatcgaacaccttgttccattcgatcgagcacttttgctgaagatgtactcgatcgaacaccaagtacctttcGATTGAGTACTGTTGCTGAGAATTCATTCGATGACTCCTTAATACCATTCGATCGAATGGAATGGAGGCtgaaaccgttcgatcgagttctaatactcctcgatcgacccctgTGGACAGTGCAATGCTTCAAAAGCCATTGAGCAAGCGGATGATTAATAACGCTTTGATTCGTGACACGCATAAAGGAGTTCCCATTGAATATGCTCCATATCCAGGACGCTTGAAGAGGGTCAAGAAGACGGAACCTGAGTTCGTGCGTTTCGGTGAGATTGTACGAGGATTGAATGTCAATGTTCCATTTATCGAGCTGGTGAAAAAGGTACcttcgtatttaaaatttatgcGCGAAATATTAATGCGTAAGAGGTCGGTCGATGTTGTTGAAACTGTAGCCTTGACAGAGGAGTGCTCTGCATTCCTCCGAATagagtcgaccaaattatccgaCCGGGTAGTTTTCGATACCTTGTCATATAGGCACGCACTTAATTGATAAtgcattgtgtgacctaggggtcAGCGTTAGTGTCTTACCCCTGTCATTGGCCAAACGGTTAGGACTTACTAAGTTCCAATGTACCAACATGACGGTCCAGATGGCTGATAGGACCTTGTCTCGACCTTTAGGAGTCTTATATGACATCCCTGTGCAAATAAGGAAGTTCTTCATCCCTGTTGATTTCGTAGTGTTGGACATTCCAGAAGACTCACATACtcccatcattttgggaagaccgttctTGCATACTGCGCAAGCGGTTATTGATGTCGGGTTAAGGACCCTCACGTTTCAGGTAGGAGGGGAGGAACTAGTTTTCGCTAAGGCTGCTACTCATAAAGGGCCTATGCGAGTTCTACCATGCCATGCTATTCCTGCTGTTACTGAGTCTATACCTCCTTTACATGACGTATCTGTTATAGCTCTTACACCTCTGCCCCGGCTTGGGAGCAAAATGGAGGACCACTATGCTGTTTCTGTTGTTGCAGGTTTGAGTATAGCGTATACGGGAGATGTCATTGGGAGTAGTGCTACGGATGAGGAATCCGAGGTGGATGACAGAGCTGATGTTCATGGGCAGCCGAAAAGGAAGAAGGTCGAGATGAAGACGGAAACTGGAGCTGAGCCGAAAAAGAAGAAGTCTCCCATGAAGACGATTTGTAGACCGACGTCCACGACGAAGGACGTGGAGGGCATTTCCATGAGCCAGGAGCCCTTTGCgggtttgcttgcttgttttgaaaCTTGAAGCCGTAGCGCTATTCGGCTTGTATTTGTTTTGTAATTTTGGATTTTGTTAGACTATTTACTGTTTTATTAGGACGATTAGATTtcgtttagtttagtttagttaagATGACTATGGACAAGTTTTTGGTATTGGtatttttgttttgcatatttgtgaaaaaaaaaattcaggtaAATGCGGAGTTGATAGAGCATAGGGATGCGTGCAAAAGAACATGCACTCGATCAAATgttttatcagtcgatcgagtacgccAGAAggaagaaccactcgatcgagccctgctgattctcgatcgagcaactagcTGGGCACGCGCaaggagccactcgatcgagaaacctACTCTCTCGATCGTGCCTATCTACTggggaagaatcactcgatcgaagaccTATGTCTTTCGATCGAGTGTTTGCTGCTGAATAATCCGAGTTAGAGGgagtttttcttcttttctttctcgtttatttttcttccttattttccctTTGTTTTTTTTAACTTATTTATGCTACATCCCTTACCTATTTTTCACAAATTTTTGCAAACAAATTTACCATTTTATTACCCAAATATTTTTCAAAGTTTTAATTAAACCAAATCACGCTGTTTATTTTGGTTTAATTATTCTCTGTTGGGTAATATCACTGAGTTCTTTCTCCCCTATTTATCTCTGTTTTATTGCAATTCCCTTTTGTTGggaattggtttggggaggtttgttCACTGCTTAATTATTAATTAGAACTCAAGTTGTTTGCAGAACTTGATTGACGTGACTCACTGttgttactcctcttttgttGCGGCCCCTGCTGTTGCCGCGACAATATATGTTCGTGATCCCTTGTTATCACGATCTACTCTCTCCCAGACTTCctagctggtttggggaggttatgtcttgtgagtttcctactCCATCTCTTTTTCTCTCCTCTAGTTTAGTTTCATTTCGTTTGCATTTGagtttgcatttttaccatcCTCTCTGCTGCTGTTAGCTGTgtgtacaatgaggacattgtacgatttggtttggggagggtaatgcatcattgagtctgcatttgcatttgttttgcattcatatttcttgcatttctgcaTGCATTGTATTTAATTTCAAAACATTAAAATCCATAAAAACAACAAAAttttcacaaaaattcaaaaaaaatcatgtttattTATGCATTTTAGGTTGAGTCTGATTGGAGTTTTTCATTGCTGTAAATtgtcttttgcttaagccttgcattttaTCACTTCTTTTAGCAAAAATTTGTGCaatttctcgaatttcgtttcaaaatttgttgaactagtagaattgacttgaaattttggcaaactacaccattttctgaggtttagagtttataactggtgtcattcatgaccagctcatgtaggatgtgagtagttactccttataaggcgtgtaacatcaaattgcataagcatgagttttgtctacttagtacctgtatgcattcgggtctgtggttggtgacatATGTTTGGAGAGGcaatccctttatttcattttacccatgagctccacatagccaaattgcctattttgtccctatttagctacaatccatatttttcctaccctagccgagctagtaatggtaTCAATACCGGGAATGTGTTGATTTCATTTGGTTATTAATTCCTATTATAAGATGGATGGGTGAAAGAATGAAGgagaaagatgaaaaaaaaaagaatttgaaaatgaaaaaaacaagaaaaaggaaaaaatatgagaaagaaagaaaaatcatatgctgaAAATGAAAGAATTATGTTATGATTTATACTCCCATGTTTTATCTAtactttatggggagttgataatTTTATGGTGTTTAGCGAGTTGTGTGCATCCAATTTGCACTGTTTTGTCTTGATTAGTTGAGTTCGAAGTTGGGAAGTTGTataatttggattcgttgttgctagcctggctattaaccccacatatccaaattcattttagccccttcttacccattacctcacttacccatatgtaagtcctcggcatgtgtcttggtcatcagtttggttggaatgcatatgtacggttgtagagacttcattcatgttagattgcatgcatgttcttataggttgcagttaggtgagtgttcTTTATTCCTTCTACCTTACACTATATatcaccttgtgcttaattgtgtgattgagcgacccgtgagagtccgattttgaaagtcttgcaaggtcgaaagttcaacatctttttgaaatatgcataaattcgtttgtTTGACATTGAGCTTTTAGTAGTTGATTctgttgcattaaaatggtttaagtTGACGGTTTACGGCTTGTCCATGTTTTACTCCTTTCTTTTTAGTCCATATTAGTTGCATTAGTTTGcctgaggacaagcaaaggttcggtttggggaagtttgatgcgtgctatTTATATAGTGTTTTAGGACCCTTTTAGCACGCATTTCCGTACTTTATTCGTAGTTATTTGCTATGAAAATGTCCCGGTACGCGTACTTTGGTTTTTCCTGTGTTATTTGCAGGCACGTACCCGAAGGAGTGATATTTGAGCCTAAAACCGCCCACAAGCTTGCACTTAAGAGATGAGTAGATTTGGAGTAGAAATGTCGCTACATTGGAGAGCGCGAAGTCGTATTTATAAGCGTCAAAGCCAATTGTGGAGGTTCGAACTGAttgcagctcgatcgagtgattagtcatgctcgatcgaattattttgttatgctatgtggtcgatcgaatggAACCCTTTCTCGATCGACCTGTCTTCTTtgagaaagtactcgatcaaggcCATACTTGTTCGATCGAAGAGGGAGTTCTttggaatagtgctcgatcgagagccatttgttgctcgatcgactatgAGCCGCGTGAATCATGTTgcgagatttattatgtttagACTTATCTTTATaattattttaggaaataataaATATCTCTTATTATAAATAAGAGACACGAGTAGACCTAAAGGATCATCTATCATTTTACATTTCTCAGTTTTACATTACGCTTGACATTGCTTGGAACGGCGTGACAACGTTCCTTCTTCCTCtcttcaattaattagtaatCTCTACCCTTAAACTCTTGTTCTTTAATTAATTGCTTTTCTCCACTCTTGTcaatttattgttattagttattgctttaattatttcCTTTATGCTTCTAGATCTATTTGATTCAATCGCTATGCTTTCTTATTCAGTTTATTCGTATTCTATTGTTAT is a genomic window containing:
- the LOC141628850 gene encoding uncharacterized protein LOC141628850, whose translation is MTIGEGQMFKPDDDSESESESESESDISPKAKSRVLGVKDSPSPVFPIPVPSPSAVIPGPVPNTAPISPLTSDQLAQMLMQFRSATYQRIATTLLHDMIHKEVEVYIDDMIIKWKERNNHLMALRKFFERLRKMDPIKYLFEKPVLNGRMSRWTLMLFEFDLKYVPLKAIKGKVVADFLADNPVEETDIVDTWSFPDEDIVHGEDDVWDLYFDGASNSMGCGIGVLIISPRGEHVSVSIKLDFAVTNNAAEYEACLLGLQSANKLGVMKLTVHGDSSLVINQVTGSWKIKSSSLAPYQAKIEELEKLFEEWVEAKSYKVLNAKQVAKFIQNDIICWYGVPHEFISDHGTHFQAETAVILEKYRIKHHKSSPYRPQTNGAVEAANKTVDTILRKMSDNYKEWPEKIPFALWGYRTSIRTATGANPYYLVYGMEAVQPVELEVPSLRILLESQVPEADWVQARYDSLVLLDERRLNALYHVQLYQKRIERGFNKKVKPRGINEGDLVHKSVRALLPVDPRGKFKPNWAGPYLVKKILTGGAVRLTDLDGNDFSNPTNMDQLKKYYP